The Candidatus Nezhaarchaeota archaeon DNA window AAGAGGCCTTCGTTAACGTACTTGGCTATTATATAGAAGGCCATGTATATTGTTGAGTCACTAAGAGTTTCAATGATCCAAGATGGATCCCAAGGAAGGGGGGTCCCTAATCCCGTCCTCCTAGCACAAGCCCAATCTCTAAGCCAATCTATAACTTCGAAGAAATAGTTTCTAGCCTCTTCAGGATAGATCCTAATTTTGCTTACTAACTTTCTCGTCTTAGCCTTCCACTCAGGGTCTGAGTACTTGAGGAACCATTGATCCGTTAGAATCTTAACTATACACTTAGTTGTACATCTACAAACGACTCTCTCAGGCAAATCATACATCTGGTCAGCCAATCCTCTTCTCCTCATGTCCTCAAATACCTTCTCCTTAGCCTCCGAAACCTTAAGACCTGAGTAATTTAGGCAGTTCTCCTTCATCACACCCATGTGGTACTCCTTCTTGTAGACGGTCTTGGTGGCTTCATCCGCTTTAGCGTCCAACTGATCCTTGACGCCCAGCTTATCCACGAGCTCGATTGCTGGATAGTCTCCGAAGCCATCGACCTTTATTATGGAGATAGGCTTAATCTCCTCAATCACCTTGGAATTTAAGCCATACTTCTTGAGAGCTTCGGGGTCTCTCATTAAGTCTCGCAAAGCTAGCCAATCGTATGGAGCATGGGCCGGCACGCTGAAAACTATGCCAGTACCGCTGTCGGGGTTCACGAATTTAGCTGGCAGTATTGGAAGTTCTCGATTGGTTATGGGGGCTTCACAGTACAATCCCAATAGCTCTCTCCCCTCAAACCTTCTTAGAATCTCAACCTTCCTAAGCTGCTCCCTAAGCTTTAATGCAGCAGGTTCGCTCACTATCCACTTCTCACCATCAACCATCGCTTCAACGTATTCTGCTTCAGGATTTACCCATAGGTTCGTGGCCCCGAATATGGTCTCGGGTCTAAACGTAGCTGCGGGTAAGTAAGTATCTCCACACTTGAACTTCACTAAGACGTAAACCTCTGGCGAAACCCCTTCGCCCTCAAGCCTATCGTGATCCCCCGTTGGACTTTGACAGTGTGGACACCAGACTACTGGATGCGTCCCCCTTACTATGTAGCCCATTTTCCTAAGTCTATTGAACTGCCAGGTCACGAACTTTGAGAAGGCTGGATGATAGCTTGATGTGTGAAACTCCCTTCTCCAATCCACTGATAAGCCTATATCCATGACAGTCTTCCTGTTCTCGTTCATGTAGTACGAGGCCATGTACACTGGGTTCGTAAACTTCTTGATCTCTTCTTCAGGTATCTTGTCTATCGTCTTAAGGCTCTTGATGAGTTTCTCATCTCCCTTACTTATCCTCTCGGCTGCACCGACTATTGGCTCTCCAGTCCAGTGCCATGCAAATGGGAAGAGGACGTTGTAGCCTTGCATCCTCTTAAACCTTGCGTAGACGTCTAATCTTATCGCTGAGAAGCCATGCCCGACATGGAGTCTACCGTTCACGTAGGGGAATGGGAAGGTGATAAAGACCTTAGGCTTGCCCGGTTGAGGGTCTGCTTCGAAGACCTTCTCCTTCAACCACTTCTCCTTCCACTTCTCCTCTATGCTTCTCCAATTGATCTCCATGACCTGACTCACCATGGTGGTTTAAGCATTCAAGCCTTACTTGACACCTGCACTTCTGATGCAAGTATGGGTGGCGAGTATAGGTTAAAGTGCTTGCTCCTCTCCCTCCCTATAGCCCTTATGTTCCTGAGAAAGGTGACTAAGTTGAAGACAAACATTGTTTGCTTAACCGGTTCCTTAACCTCGCCATTCTCTATTATGTAGCCGTGAGTTACCATGGCGGATAGCTCTCCAGTAGCTATGTTAGGAGTGTCGTGAGTGTCCAATATCAGTAA harbors:
- the leuS gene encoding leucine--tRNA ligase; translation: MEINWRSIEEKWKEKWLKEKVFEADPQPGKPKVFITFPFPYVNGRLHVGHGFSAIRLDVYARFKRMQGYNVLFPFAWHWTGEPIVGAAERISKGDEKLIKSLKTIDKIPEEEIKKFTNPVYMASYYMNENRKTVMDIGLSVDWRREFHTSSYHPAFSKFVTWQFNRLRKMGYIVRGTHPVVWCPHCQSPTGDHDRLEGEGVSPEVYVLVKFKCGDTYLPAATFRPETIFGATNLWVNPEAEYVEAMVDGEKWIVSEPAALKLREQLRKVEILRRFEGRELLGLYCEAPITNRELPILPAKFVNPDSGTGIVFSVPAHAPYDWLALRDLMRDPEALKKYGLNSKVIEEIKPISIIKVDGFGDYPAIELVDKLGVKDQLDAKADEATKTVYKKEYHMGVMKENCLNYSGLKVSEAKEKVFEDMRRRGLADQMYDLPERVVCRCTTKCIVKILTDQWFLKYSDPEWKAKTRKLVSKIRIYPEEARNYFFEVIDWLRDWACARRTGLGTPLPWDPSWIIETLSDSTIYMAFYIIAKYVNEGLLKPENLTEEFFDYVFLGEGALEQVSKASGLKPELLEEIRREFLYWYPIDLRGSGKDLVPNHLTFFLFHHTAIFPEDMWPRGITVNGIMMVEGEKMSKSKGNFVTLNDVIASYGADAVRCTLMIAAEGMDDPNWRFDSCKDMRDKLDQVFKLINDINALPSSSCKGSIERWLISKLQRRIKAVTEALESMKNRTALEVALFELWNDIKWYLRRTQKPCKEVLLEVVKTWVRLLAPFAPFMCEELWSMLGGEGFVCKAPWPLFDETKIDYYAEASELLIEQVMEDLREVMRVTGKIPSTAHIYVASKWKWDVYLRALEASSPREVINVAHQVARNLQVKDLKIVQRIAKEASSIGGEQREIKLRAGVVDEYEVLTLAKEFLERELKVKVRVWREEEEAYDPKGRRFNAIPYKPALYLE